The Methanocorpusculum vombati genome segment AAATAAATGGCGTGTGATCACATTTTTCCACAAAGTGGGTTCTGCACGATAATAATACTATCTGAAAAAGAGAACCGGAGAGAAGCCTTAATGCTCCTCTCTCACCATCTCGATGCACTTCTTCGGGCACTCGTTTGCACAAATCCCGCAGCCCTTGCAGTACACCAGATCGATCTCCTCATTGTCGGGATCGATCACCGCATCAGGACAGTACATCGCACAGATGCCGCAGTGGTTACAGATCTCTCGGTTCACCACCGGACGAAACGTCCGCCAGGAACCGGTCTGTCCCATTGCCCCTTCTTTTGGGACACTGATTGTCATCTTCGGCATAGCCATTTAGTTCACCTCGTCGTATGCTTTCTTTGCAACCGTCACATTCCGCGGATCCGCAAACGTCTCCGTAATTGCCTTCGTGCCCGACTCCGGCGTAAAGAGACCCAGCTTTGCAAGCGCCCCGATAACCGGCGTGTTCAGGATCGGACTTCCCGCAACAACCAGATTCTCCGAAAGCGCAATGCCCGTCAGATCCGCCTTGTGTACCGTGAACTGTTTCGGGAACTGCACATCCTCATGTGTATTGATGAAGATAGCACCGCCCTCTTTGAGACCGTCCAGCACATTTACCGTGTCCATCACGGTCGGGTCAAGCACAATGATCATATCCGGCTTTTTGATCTGCGAATAGATCCGCACGGGGTGATCATCAATGCGCACGAACGAAACGATCGGTGCGCCACGGCGCTCTGCACCATAGAACGGACATGCCGTTGCAAACTTCCCGTCCTTGACGGCTGCTGCGGCCATCATACGGGCTGCGGTTACTCCGCCCTGACCACCGCGTGAATGAATCCGAATCTCGTACATTTACTGCTCCTCCGAAGGAATACCGAACCAGAACTCCGTACCGATCTTTCTCGTGCGAACAAGTTCTGCCATGTCCTCATACGTCACTTCCTGACCGCCGAGACCGGCAATGACCCGTGCAATCTTTGCTTCGGGGTATCTTGCCTGAATCTCTCCGGCGAGAACACCGCCGAACCCGAACGAATAGTCACGGTCGATCACAACCAGTTCCTTACCCGCGATCTTCATGTCAAGCGGGAACGGCCGAAGCCAGCGGACACGCATCACTCCTGCCTTGATGCCTTCCTTGCGCAGGAGATCTGCGGCAACCTCGGCCTCTTTGCCGAGTGTTCCCATTGCAACGATCACCACATCCGCATCATCCCAGAGGTACTCCTCGACCGGCGCATAGCTTCTGCCGAACCGTTTTGCAAACTCTGCCTCCGTCTCGGCAATCACCGTGCGGGAGTTCTTCATTGCCTTCTCCATATCGTACCGGAACGTGAAGTGAATATCAGACGGCGACATCGCACCGTAACCCTTCGGATCATTCACATCGATCTTTTGCGGCAGATTAAGCGGCGGAATGAAATCTCCCGGCTCCGTCATCTCGAACGGCTGCATAATGTGGGACAGCAGGAACCCGTCCATGTTGATCATCACTGGCAGAAGCACCCGGTTGTCCTCGGCGATTCTGAACGCCATCAGCGTTGCATCGTACGCCTCCTGTACGGTTGAGACATACACCTGTAACCATCCGGTATCGCGCTGTGACAGCGCGTCCGAGTGCTCCGCCCAGATGTTCCATCCGGGTGCGAGCGTCCGGTTGACCTGTCCCATCACAATTGGAAGCCGTGCGCCTGCCGCCCAGTGAAGCATCTCATGCATATAGAGAAGTCCGTGGGAACTCGTTGCCGTAAACACACGGACACCGGTAATCGACGCGCCGATACAGGCGGTCATTGCCGAGTGTTCCGACTCGACCGGAATGTAGCGGGCATCCATTGCGCCGCTCTCCACATAATCTGCAATCGACTCAATGACCTCAGTCTGCGGGGTGATCGGATATGCCGCAACCACCGTCGGCTTTGCCATCTTCACCGCAGATGCCATCGCCTTGTTGCCGGTTGACATCACCAGTTTTTCGCTCATGCGTTCTCCTCCGAGTAAGCAGCCTCAGCTGCAACCTTCTTCAGGTTCTTGTCAACCTGCGCCTGAATCCGTGCAGCGGTTGCCTCGTCCACCTTGCGGAATCTTCCCTGGGCTTTCAGGTAATCGATAACCGGTGCGGGCTTCTTCATCGCCGCACGCGAGGGGGCACTGATCGTGAATTTGTCATACTCTTTTTCCCAGAGTACCCAGATGCCGGACTTCACCGCCATCTTGCCTATCTCCACCGTCTTCTCCGACGGCGTTCTCCATCCCGGCGGACAGGGAGCCAGGATGTGCATGAACTTCGGCCCAGGAATTGAGAGTGCCTTCTTCACTTTATTGTAGATGTCGGCAGGGTATGACGCGCAGGCGGTTGCCTGATACGGCAGGTTGTGTGCCTCGATAATTCTGTCGAGATCTTTTTTGTTGACGGTCTTTCCGTTCGGCGTCGTCGTCGTGATTGCACCGAGAGGTGTGGCCCCTGATCGCTGCATGCCGGTGTTGCCGTATGCCTCGTTGTCGTAGCAGATGTAGAGGAAGTCCTCTCCCCGCTCCAGAGCGCCGGACAGTGCCTGAATACCGATATCGGCGGTTCCGCCGTCACCGGCATAGACGATGACGTTCGTTTTCTTCCCGACTGCTCTGAATGCCTCACTCATTCCCGAAGCGCATGCGGCAGCTGCCGCAAATGCAATGTTGTACACAGGGACAGTGTGCAGCATGTACGGGTACACGCCCTGAATTACACTGTTGCAGCAGGCAGGGATCACGAGAACTGTGTCTTTTCCCGCCGCTTTCAGAATATAGCGGAGTGCCAGTAAAGATCCGCACCCGGCACAGGTGGACGGACATTTTAACAGCATTTCCTCTTTTGGAATTTCCGTCATGAAATGGGTACTTATTTGTCATGATTAATAATGAGGCTTTTTCTTGAGTATGGTTACCTGCCGAATTTCCAACCGGCAAAATTATTTATCTCTATTTCACCAATGAACTGTTATTATGAGTGAAGACCCGAGTCCGGGTGCAGACCCGAAAAAGATCGAGGAACTGCAAAAGGAGGTGGAGCGCCTCAACCGCGAAAAGGCAGAAGCAGAAGCGCAGGCCGCGGCCAAAGCACATGCTGCCGCCGCAGCTGCCGAAGAGAAGGCAGCCGCCGAGTCAAAGATGAAGATGGAGCTGGAGTCCCAGAAAGCGGCTGCTGATGCAAAGATGCAGGCGGAGCTTGAGGCCCAGCGGCTTGCAGCAGAGGATGCGGAGCGCAAGAGAAAGGAGAAACAGGAAAAGAGCAAGAGCCGCAGAAGAAAAATTATCGGCGGCATTGTTCTGCTGATCGTTCTTGTACTGGTTGTGCTGGTTGCCTCGTCCAGTGTCACGGTTCAGTCCGGCACCACTACGAACTATCCCTATATCACCACCTACAGCGTCTGGTTCCCGATTGGCGAGCCGGTTGACATTAGCGGTCACAAGCTGATCGCACTCTCTGACGGAAACGAGATGATGTTCTCCGCAGACGGCAGTGTGACCAAACTTGTTCGTAGCGACCCGATTGTGATCGGTGAGCAGGCCGCGACGCTGACCACCCTGTTCGGCAAAGTCCCGGTCATGACGATCAACTACAAAGTTATTCTTGAGTATCAGGGCAACACCGCAGAGAACCAGGCATACTTCAAGATGCTTATTCAGAGCGACAAATCCATTCCGGAGTTTGTCGTCAACTTCATGCTGCCGAAGAATGTTATTGCCCAGGCAGCATAACCCTCTTTTTTTATGACAACCAAAGCGTCCGTACTCCGTATCTTAGAGGAACACCGCGGCAGGTTTTTTTCCGGTGAGGAGATTGCATCTCTGCTCGGTGTTTCCCGGTCTGCGGTATGGAAGGCAGTGAAATCACTTGAGGCGGAAGGCTATGCGGTATCCGCGGTGACCAATAAGGGTTACTGCCTTGCCGCCGATACAGACATTCTGTCACCGGAAGGAATCCGGCTGTATCTTTCATTGGAGTATCGCGACATTCCGATCACGATTCACAAAGTAACCGGTTCCACGAATGAGGACGCAAAGGCTCTTGCGGTTGCGGGCGCAGTACACGGGACAATGGTTCTTGCCGAGGAGCAGACCCGCGGTCGCGGACGCCTTGGCCGTTCCTTTTACTCGCCGAAAAGTTCCGGCGTCTATATGAGTATCGTACTCCGGCCGAATCTTGCGATGACGGACGCCGTGCTGATTACGACCGCAGCCTCCGTTGCGGTCTCTCGGGCCGTTGAAGAGGTGTCGAATCAGACGCCCGGGATCAAATGGGTCAACGATGTATTTGTGAACGAAAAAAAGATCTGCGGTATTCTCACCGAGGCAGTCAGCGGCTTTGAGTCCGGCGTGGTTGAGTGCGTGGTTGTCGGTATCGGTATCAATGTGATTGATCCGGGATTTCCCGATGAGCTCAAACAGGTTGCAGGTTCGCTCTCCGGACAGCATTGTGACTTTTCCCGCAACCGTCTTGCCGCACTCGTTGCAAATCACCTGCTCGAACTTTCCGCAGCACTTCCCGATCGTTCCTTCCTTGATGAGTACCGGAAGCGATCCGTTCTTCTGGGAAAACCGATCCGGTTTCTGGAGAACAATGTCTGGTGCGATGCCGTTGCGGTTGATGTGGACAACTCCGGCGGTCTTGTAATAGAAACTGCGACCGGACGCCGGACGCTGACCTCCGGTGAGGTCAGCGTCCGGCCCCGGAACTAATTTTTTGTTCCGCGGATACGGTTTTTCCAGTACGCTCAAACCGTTTCCAGCATCTTCATTGGTACGGTGAGCAGGATGAACCATTCATCATCGATTGGCTGTACATATCCCAGTGACAGCCGGGTTGTGGCATCGCTCTTTGACGGGAGGTTGATATAGTTGAATCCTCCTCCTGCGCGTGCCATTGCGAGTGTGTCGCGCCCGATGGATGCTCCGTAGATGTCGGTGATTCCCAGAAGATTTTCGGTTGACCAGGGATTCGGGTCGTGAACGAGGGTGTTTCCTGCAGAGTCATAGATGCTGAGCTCGATGTCGCCGCGGTAGTGGGAACCGTTATTGAGAGAGGCGAGGGCTGCTTTTTTCCCCTCTTTCTGAACGAATGCAATTATCTCCCGGCCATACTGAATCATATTCATCCGCGTGTCCGGGGATATGGTGGCGCGGATCTCCGGGTAGTACTCACCGACCGTAATATACCAGGTCTCGTCGATCGGGAGGACGTAGGCTACTTTGAGTTCCGGTGTCATGTTGTCAGCCGGGTTTTCATAGACATCGGTGACGTAACCGCCGCCCTGTTTTGCCCGGTTGGTAAGCATTTTGACACTGGATACGCCGTTGATGTCCATATAGTCCGTCCGGTCTGCGCCGAGAAGTCCCGGGCGGTAGGGGTTTGCGAGCTGGGTGTTGT includes the following:
- a CDS encoding 4Fe-4S binding protein, whose protein sequence is MAMPKMTISVPKEGAMGQTGSWRTFRPVVNREICNHCGICAMYCPDAVIDPDNEEIDLVYCKGCGICANECPKKCIEMVREEH
- a CDS encoding 2-oxoacid:acceptor oxidoreductase family protein, which encodes MYEIRIHSRGGQGGVTAARMMAAAAVKDGKFATACPFYGAERRGAPIVSFVRIDDHPVRIYSQIKKPDMIIVLDPTVMDTVNVLDGLKEGGAIFINTHEDVQFPKQFTVHKADLTGIALSENLVVAGSPILNTPVIGALAKLGLFTPESGTKAITETFADPRNVTVAKKAYDEVN
- a CDS encoding transketolase C-terminal domain-containing protein — its product is MSEKLVMSTGNKAMASAVKMAKPTVVAAYPITPQTEVIESIADYVESGAMDARYIPVESEHSAMTACIGASITGVRVFTATSSHGLLYMHEMLHWAAGARLPIVMGQVNRTLAPGWNIWAEHSDALSQRDTGWLQVYVSTVQEAYDATLMAFRIAEDNRVLLPVMINMDGFLLSHIMQPFEMTEPGDFIPPLNLPQKIDVNDPKGYGAMSPSDIHFTFRYDMEKAMKNSRTVIAETEAEFAKRFGRSYAPVEEYLWDDADVVIVAMGTLGKEAEVAADLLRKEGIKAGVMRVRWLRPFPLDMKIAGKELVVIDRDYSFGFGGVLAGEIQARYPEAKIARVIAGLGGQEVTYEDMAELVRTRKIGTEFWFGIPSEEQ
- a CDS encoding thiamine pyrophosphate-dependent enzyme, yielding MTEIPKEEMLLKCPSTCAGCGSLLALRYILKAAGKDTVLVIPACCNSVIQGVYPYMLHTVPVYNIAFAAAAACASGMSEAFRAVGKKTNVIVYAGDGGTADIGIQALSGALERGEDFLYICYDNEAYGNTGMQRSGATPLGAITTTTPNGKTVNKKDLDRIIEAHNLPYQATACASYPADIYNKVKKALSIPGPKFMHILAPCPPGWRTPSEKTVEIGKMAVKSGIWVLWEKEYDKFTISAPSRAAMKKPAPVIDYLKAQGRFRKVDEATAARIQAQVDKNLKKVAAEAAYSEENA
- a CDS encoding biotin--[acetyl-CoA-carboxylase] ligase, whose protein sequence is MTTKASVLRILEEHRGRFFSGEEIASLLGVSRSAVWKAVKSLEAEGYAVSAVTNKGYCLAADTDILSPEGIRLYLSLEYRDIPITIHKVTGSTNEDAKALAVAGAVHGTMVLAEEQTRGRGRLGRSFYSPKSSGVYMSIVLRPNLAMTDAVLITTAASVAVSRAVEEVSNQTPGIKWVNDVFVNEKKICGILTEAVSGFESGVVECVVVGIGINVIDPGFPDELKQVAGSLSGQHCDFSRNRLAALVANHLLELSAALPDRSFLDEYRKRSVLLGKPIRFLENNVWCDAVAVDVDNSGGLVIETATGRRTLTSGEVSVRPRN